One genomic segment of Protaetiibacter intestinalis includes these proteins:
- a CDS encoding Gfo/Idh/MocA family protein, producing MPAPDGSLGVAAIGYAFMGKAHSGAWRNVGAYFDVPPVHRRLLVGRDAEAVGRAAARYGWDETATDWRSVLERDDVDIVDILTPGHLHAEIAIAALEAGKHVVVEKPLANTLAEAEAMAAAAAAAEARGQHAIVNFNYRRVPAIALAKELIDEGRIGAIRHVRASYLQDWLADPSSPMSWRLRKEQAGSGALGDLGAHIVDLVLHLTGDRIESLNGGMRTFVTRRPAGESGDGALGGSGGGGPLEEVTVDDAAWASAHLWGGGVAQLEVSRFAGGRKNGLRLELYGEHGSIAFDLERLNELEYFDARGDAGRQGFTRILVTESGHPWVNAWWPDGHIIGWEHSFTHQFAQLLGDIRDGRPSTPSFAEGLAVQRVLDAIERSAAHDGAATAP from the coding sequence ATGCCCGCACCGGATGGATCGCTCGGAGTCGCCGCGATCGGCTACGCCTTCATGGGGAAGGCGCACTCGGGCGCCTGGCGCAACGTCGGGGCCTACTTCGACGTGCCGCCCGTGCACCGCCGCCTCCTCGTCGGCCGCGACGCGGAGGCCGTGGGCCGCGCCGCCGCGCGCTACGGCTGGGACGAGACGGCGACCGACTGGCGCAGCGTGCTCGAGCGCGACGACGTCGACATCGTCGACATCCTCACTCCCGGCCACCTGCACGCCGAGATCGCGATCGCCGCGCTCGAGGCGGGCAAGCACGTCGTCGTCGAGAAGCCGCTCGCCAACACGCTCGCCGAGGCGGAGGCGATGGCCGCCGCGGCCGCCGCGGCCGAGGCGCGCGGCCAGCACGCGATCGTCAACTTCAACTACCGCCGGGTGCCGGCCATCGCGCTCGCCAAGGAGCTCATCGACGAGGGCCGCATCGGCGCCATCCGGCACGTGCGCGCGAGCTACCTGCAGGACTGGCTCGCCGACCCCTCCTCCCCCATGAGCTGGCGGCTGCGCAAGGAGCAGGCCGGCTCGGGCGCGCTCGGCGACCTCGGCGCCCACATCGTCGACCTCGTGCTGCACCTCACGGGCGACCGGATCGAGAGCCTCAACGGCGGGATGCGCACCTTCGTCACCCGGCGCCCCGCGGGCGAGAGCGGCGACGGCGCGCTCGGCGGCAGCGGAGGCGGCGGGCCGCTCGAGGAGGTCACCGTCGACGACGCCGCCTGGGCGAGCGCCCACCTCTGGGGCGGCGGCGTCGCCCAACTCGAGGTGTCGCGCTTCGCGGGCGGCCGCAAGAACGGCCTGCGCCTCGAGCTCTACGGCGAGCACGGCTCGATCGCGTTCGACCTCGAACGCCTCAACGAGCTCGAGTACTTCGACGCCCGCGGCGACGCCGGGCGTCAGGGCTTCACGCGCATCCTCGTGACCGAGTCCGGGCATCCGTGGGTGAACGCCTGGTGGCCCGACGGGCACATCATCGGCTGGGAGCACAGCTTCACGCACCAGTTCGCCCAGCTGCTCGGCGACATCCGCGACGGCCGCCCCTCGACGCCGAGCTTCGCGGAGGGCCTCGCCGTGCAGCGCGTGCTCGACGCGATCGAGCGCTCCGCGGCGCACGACGGCGCGGCCACCGCCCCCTGA
- a CDS encoding sugar phosphate isomerase/epimerase family protein translates to MSHPVTLFTGQWADLPLEEVARLASGWGYDGLELACWGDHLDPWLAAEDDAYVASRLEILKRHELQLFAISNHLKGQAVCDDPIDFRHQAIVGSRVWGDGDAEGVRQRAAEEMKKTAIAARRLGVDTVVGFTGSKIWPYVAMFPPVGQDVIDAGYEDFATRWNPILDVYDAEGVRFAHEVHPSEIAYDYWTTVRTLEAIDHREAFGLNWDPSHMVWQGLDPVAFILDFADRIYHVDCKDTRMRMGGGRNGVLGSHRPWADPRRGWDFVSTGRGDVPWEDAIRALDHIGYTGPVSVEWEDAGMDRLEGAPAGLAFVRSLLWSVPTGSFDDAFAAKD, encoded by the coding sequence ATGTCCCACCCCGTCACCCTGTTCACCGGCCAGTGGGCCGACCTCCCGCTCGAGGAGGTGGCCCGGCTCGCGAGCGGATGGGGCTACGACGGCCTCGAGCTCGCCTGCTGGGGCGACCACCTCGACCCGTGGCTCGCCGCCGAGGACGACGCGTACGTCGCCTCCCGCCTCGAGATCCTGAAGCGCCACGAGCTGCAGCTCTTCGCGATCTCCAACCACCTCAAGGGCCAGGCCGTCTGCGACGACCCGATCGACTTCCGCCACCAGGCCATCGTCGGCTCCCGGGTGTGGGGCGACGGCGACGCCGAGGGCGTGCGGCAGCGCGCCGCCGAGGAGATGAAGAAGACCGCGATCGCGGCCCGCAGGCTCGGCGTCGACACGGTCGTCGGCTTCACGGGGTCGAAGATCTGGCCCTACGTCGCGATGTTCCCGCCCGTCGGACAGGACGTCATCGACGCGGGCTACGAGGACTTCGCGACCCGCTGGAACCCCATCCTCGACGTCTACGACGCCGAGGGCGTGCGCTTCGCCCACGAGGTGCACCCGAGCGAGATCGCCTACGACTACTGGACGACCGTGCGCACCCTCGAGGCGATCGACCACCGCGAGGCGTTCGGCCTCAACTGGGACCCGAGCCACATGGTGTGGCAGGGGCTCGACCCCGTCGCGTTCATCCTCGACTTCGCCGACCGGATCTACCACGTGGACTGCAAGGACACCCGGATGCGGATGGGCGGCGGCCGCAACGGCGTGCTCGGCTCGCACCGCCCGTGGGCCGACCCGCGCCGCGGCTGGGACTTCGTCTCGACGGGCCGCGGCGACGTGCCGTGGGAGGACGCCATCCGCGCCCTCGACCACATCGGCTACACGGGCCCCGTCTCGGTCGAATGGGAGGACGCCGGCATGGACCGCCTCGAGGGCGCCCCGGCCGGGCTCGCCTTCGTGCGCTCGCTGCTGTGGTCGGTGCCGACCGGCTCGTTCGACGACGCGTTCGCCGCGAAGGACTGA
- a CDS encoding GntR family transcriptional regulator, which produces MTLTDENHSRVEGAYEYLLGEITSFRVRTGAPLSENRIAAQLGISRTPVREALQRLEKEGLVKRSDSARFTVSQLTPQEANEACDMLEVLDTYIAKKAASLLSPDDHEVLRASVDAMRVAAASGDRAAWSEADLAFHRLLNGIAGNALVSETVKETRRRVQRFWLHAASLQSRLIDCSDEHAVLAEAMISKDYAAIEPAVKEHIDHMRERILDLLAAAAMYIGE; this is translated from the coding sequence ATGACACTGACCGACGAGAACCACTCGCGCGTCGAGGGTGCGTACGAGTACCTGCTCGGCGAGATCACCTCCTTCCGCGTGCGCACCGGCGCCCCGCTCTCGGAGAACCGGATCGCGGCGCAGCTCGGGATCTCGCGCACCCCCGTGCGCGAGGCCCTGCAGCGCCTCGAGAAGGAGGGGCTCGTGAAGCGCAGCGACAGCGCGCGCTTCACCGTCTCGCAGCTCACGCCGCAGGAGGCGAACGAGGCCTGCGACATGCTCGAGGTGCTCGACACCTACATCGCCAAGAAGGCCGCGTCGCTGCTCAGCCCCGACGACCACGAGGTGCTGCGCGCCTCCGTCGACGCGATGCGCGTCGCCGCGGCCTCCGGAGACCGCGCGGCGTGGTCGGAGGCCGACCTCGCCTTCCACCGGCTCCTGAACGGCATCGCGGGCAACGCCCTCGTCTCGGAGACGGTGAAGGAGACGCGCCGCCGCGTGCAGCGCTTCTGGCTGCACGCCGCGTCGCTGCAGTCGCGGCTCATCGACTGCTCCGACGAGCACGCGGTGCTCGCGGAGGCGATGATCAGCAAGGACTACGCGGCGATCGAGCCGGCCGTCAAGGAGCACATCGACCACATGCGCGAGCGCATCCTCGACCTGCTGGCCGCCGCCGCGATGTACATCGGGGAGTGA
- a CDS encoding creatininase family protein — MPLVRSESSGYEREVAHLTEGDEDFRAKFVSWNLAYLSYVDINEYLAVKDTVLVPMASTEQHGPHLPLYTDTITAVEISERISEAIGVLHTPPIWTGYSPQHMYGVGQGRGTITVRASTLLDLMYDVARSLIHHGFNRVIFINGHGSNTKVVDPVLRRLRYETGALISFVKPFMERYVGVLDGLMENPPEETPGWHSSELETSQDMAWRPELVRMERAVDTRAHTPAFLPDAFQKNDGMPDTEFEGYQYFTFPMDHHEFVENGIIGNPMRATPEKGFEAFRRYSEHTARGILELMKAPVEVHDREFVNRVM; from the coding sequence ATGCCCCTGGTCCGATCCGAGTCGTCCGGCTACGAGCGCGAGGTCGCGCACCTCACCGAGGGGGACGAGGACTTCCGCGCGAAGTTCGTGTCCTGGAACCTCGCCTACCTCTCGTACGTCGACATCAACGAGTACCTCGCCGTCAAGGACACGGTGCTCGTACCGATGGCCTCGACCGAGCAGCACGGCCCGCACCTGCCGCTCTACACCGACACCATCACGGCCGTCGAGATCTCCGAGCGCATCTCGGAGGCGATCGGCGTGCTGCACACCCCGCCGATCTGGACCGGCTACTCACCGCAGCACATGTACGGCGTCGGTCAGGGTCGCGGCACGATCACGGTGCGCGCGAGCACGCTGCTCGACCTCATGTACGACGTGGCGCGCTCGCTCATCCACCACGGCTTCAACCGGGTGATCTTCATCAACGGCCACGGCTCCAACACGAAGGTCGTCGACCCGGTGCTGCGGCGGCTGCGCTACGAGACGGGTGCGCTCATCTCGTTTGTGAAGCCGTTCATGGAGCGCTATGTGGGTGTGCTCGACGGGCTCATGGAGAACCCGCCCGAGGAAACCCCCGGCTGGCACTCGAGCGAGCTCGAGACCTCGCAGGACATGGCCTGGCGCCCCGAGCTCGTGCGCATGGAGCGCGCGGTCGACACCCGCGCCCACACGCCCGCGTTCCTGCCCGACGCGTTCCAGAAGAACGACGGGATGCCCGACACCGAGTTCGAGGGCTACCAGTACTTCACCTTCCCGATGGACCACCACGAGTTCGTCGAGAACGGCATCATCGGCAACCCGATGCGGGCCACCCCGGAGAAGGGGTTCGAGGCCTTCCGCCGCTATTCGGAGCACACCGCGCGCGGCATCCTCGAGCTCATGAAGGCGCCCGTCGAGGTGCACGACCGGGAGTTCGTCAACCGCGTCATGTGA
- a CDS encoding Tm-1-like ATP-binding domain-containing protein, whose amino-acid sequence MGRVVIVATLDTKGPETAYLRDRLNALGIETFVVDSGILGEPVGIVPDVSHEQLAERGGITLAQLQHSGTRGRAVDTMRDLVTDLVRELHEAGELIGGIALGGVGSVMGAAAVQVLPVGVPKIVVAPTASGHHEFGPYVGLKDVFVVHSVVDILGLNPVLTTVLDNVAAAMKGMLDAGHALGAPPAGRRYVASTMLGNTTRAVAAMKDRLAEAGYETVVFHSNGVGGPAMEELAEAGQFVGVVDYTTNEIYDPMVGGIHDGGPDRLAVAGRLGLPQVVLPGCNDFSVWSPATIPEDMRDRPAYDHNPEYTLVRATHEEKRALGRVFAERLNQATGPVLVLFPTRGLSIPATPDGVFWDPEGDALYLAAIREHLRPDIPVETVELHINDPELGRLAAERFLALVGGRGPAD is encoded by the coding sequence ATGGGAAGAGTCGTCATCGTCGCCACGCTCGACACGAAGGGCCCGGAGACCGCGTACCTGCGCGATCGCCTCAACGCCCTCGGCATCGAGACCTTCGTGGTCGACAGCGGCATCCTCGGGGAGCCGGTCGGCATCGTGCCGGATGTCTCACACGAGCAGTTGGCTGAGCGAGGCGGCATCACCCTCGCCCAGCTGCAGCACTCCGGTACGCGGGGTCGCGCAGTCGACACGATGCGCGACCTCGTCACCGACCTCGTGCGCGAGCTGCACGAGGCGGGCGAGCTCATCGGCGGCATCGCGCTCGGCGGCGTCGGCTCCGTCATGGGGGCCGCCGCCGTGCAGGTGCTGCCGGTCGGGGTGCCGAAGATCGTCGTCGCGCCGACGGCGAGCGGTCACCACGAGTTCGGGCCGTACGTGGGCCTCAAGGACGTCTTCGTGGTGCACTCGGTCGTCGACATCCTGGGGCTGAACCCCGTGCTCACGACCGTGCTCGACAACGTCGCGGCGGCCATGAAGGGGATGCTGGACGCCGGCCACGCGCTCGGCGCGCCGCCCGCGGGCCGCCGGTACGTGGCGTCCACGATGCTCGGCAACACGACGCGCGCCGTCGCCGCCATGAAGGACCGCCTCGCCGAGGCGGGCTACGAGACGGTCGTCTTCCACTCCAACGGAGTCGGCGGCCCGGCGATGGAGGAGCTCGCCGAGGCGGGCCAGTTCGTCGGCGTCGTCGACTACACGACGAACGAGATCTACGACCCGATGGTGGGCGGCATCCACGACGGCGGCCCCGACCGCCTCGCGGTGGCCGGCCGCCTCGGGCTGCCGCAGGTGGTGCTGCCCGGCTGCAACGACTTCTCGGTGTGGTCGCCCGCGACGATCCCCGAGGACATGCGCGACCGCCCCGCCTACGACCACAACCCCGAGTACACGCTCGTGCGGGCCACCCACGAGGAGAAGCGCGCCCTCGGCCGCGTCTTCGCCGAGCGCCTTAACCAGGCCACCGGGCCCGTGCTCGTGCTCTTCCCCACCCGCGGCCTGTCGATCCCGGCCACGCCCGACGGCGTGTTCTGGGATCCGGAGGGCGACGCCCTCTACCTCGCGGCCATCCGCGAGCACCTGCGGCCCGACATCCCCGTCGAGACCGTCGAGCTGCACATCAACGACCCCGAGCTGGGCCGTCTCGCCGCCGAGCGCTTCCTCGCACTCGTCGGCGGACGCGGTCCGGCCGACTGA
- a CDS encoding sugar phosphate isomerase/epimerase family protein, with amino-acid sequence MHLSSHNWMRQEPIEVTIARLAKLGFKSIEISGEPEKYDPKHVKGLLDDAGMKCWGSVTLMVDKRNMQSADEAKRASSVQYVKDCIQLVSDLDGQILTLVPGTVGKVVPDSTPENEWQWLVEGTKEVYEFAEQKGVRVGIEPLNRFESYLITRAEQALALCAEVGPNLGVVLDAFHINIEESNLYDAIRLVGKDKLVDVHVADNNRMPAGYGDYDWAEFVGVLEEVGYTGALTAEFVAPVDRTPANKYPNALETNLENLDIDEEQLKFIVDHGSSILTEEYYTWLYEQHAKTLLPLVDNVF; translated from the coding sequence ATGCACCTTTCGTCCCACAACTGGATGCGGCAGGAGCCCATCGAGGTCACGATCGCGCGCCTCGCGAAGCTCGGGTTCAAGTCCATCGAGATCTCGGGCGAACCTGAGAAGTACGACCCGAAGCACGTCAAGGGACTGCTCGACGACGCGGGCATGAAGTGCTGGGGGTCGGTGACCCTCATGGTCGACAAGCGCAACATGCAGTCGGCCGACGAGGCCAAGCGCGCCTCGAGCGTGCAGTACGTGAAGGACTGCATCCAGCTGGTGTCCGACCTCGACGGGCAGATCCTCACCCTGGTGCCCGGCACGGTCGGCAAGGTCGTGCCCGACTCGACCCCCGAGAACGAGTGGCAGTGGCTCGTCGAGGGCACCAAGGAGGTCTACGAGTTCGCCGAGCAGAAGGGCGTGCGGGTCGGCATCGAGCCGCTCAACCGCTTCGAGTCGTACCTCATCACGCGTGCCGAGCAGGCGCTCGCGCTGTGCGCGGAGGTCGGCCCGAACCTCGGCGTCGTGCTCGACGCCTTCCACATCAACATCGAGGAGTCCAACCTCTACGACGCGATCCGCCTCGTCGGCAAGGACAAGCTCGTCGACGTGCACGTGGCCGACAACAACCGGATGCCGGCCGGCTACGGCGACTACGACTGGGCCGAGTTCGTGGGGGTGCTCGAGGAGGTCGGCTACACCGGCGCCCTCACCGCCGAGTTCGTGGCGCCGGTGGACCGCACGCCCGCCAACAAGTACCCGAACGCGCTCGAGACGAACCTCGAGAACCTCGACATCGACGAGGAGCAGCTCAAGTTCATCGTCGACCACGGCTCGTCGATCCTCACCGAGGAGTACTACACGTGGCTCTACGAGCAGCACGCCAAGACGCTGCTGCCGCTCGTCGACAACGTGTTCTGA
- a CDS encoding FAD-binding oxidoreductase, which translates to MSGDWPQTSVTGSNYLKGVLARELGAVVGFDNVTDDPEARQSAAADWSWQSKFMTYRGLEQPAADFVVRPRTTAEVERVVQIANDHVIPIVPRGGGSGTQGGTLAPYGGIALDLSRMTDIVEIDAESLIVTCQAGIDGPTLEAALNEQGLTLAHYPGSYHLGASIGGFVAARGSGVVSTKYGKAENQVLQLEAVLPPGRTLTTLRVPSHAAGPDLLQTLVGSEGTLGVITQLAMRIDPLPARREFLAFSFPDIFAGMEAGRLIMTSRLRPATIRLYDEADSVKLQEWVGTPFTGTLMVIMCDGSDELVAYETRAITELAEKAGGTSQGSEVGRIWWEGKYEPYAKGKLPQPPLMYGTFDQVARFSDLPAIYRAKKEVIEREFREYGARYTAHLSHWYDWGSMLYDRFYVDAPPEDPEEAMELHDRLWDAGITAGLANGGVLNDHHGVGIKLGRFMRPQLGVGFELLRELKDAWDPNGIMNPGKLGFGPPRGPRL; encoded by the coding sequence GTGAGCGGCGACTGGCCCCAGACCTCGGTGACCGGATCGAACTACCTCAAGGGCGTGCTCGCCCGCGAGCTCGGTGCCGTCGTCGGCTTCGACAACGTCACCGACGACCCGGAGGCCCGCCAGAGCGCCGCCGCCGACTGGTCCTGGCAGTCGAAGTTCATGACCTACCGCGGCCTCGAGCAGCCCGCGGCCGACTTCGTCGTGCGCCCGCGCACGACCGCGGAGGTCGAGCGCGTCGTGCAGATCGCGAACGACCACGTCATCCCGATCGTCCCGCGCGGGGGCGGCTCCGGCACCCAGGGCGGCACCCTCGCCCCCTACGGCGGCATCGCCCTCGACCTCTCGCGGATGACCGACATCGTCGAGATCGACGCCGAGTCGCTCATCGTCACGTGCCAGGCGGGCATCGACGGCCCGACCCTCGAGGCCGCACTCAACGAGCAGGGCCTCACCCTCGCCCACTACCCGGGCTCGTACCACCTCGGCGCCTCGATCGGCGGCTTCGTCGCGGCGCGCGGCTCGGGCGTCGTCTCGACCAAGTACGGCAAGGCCGAGAACCAGGTGCTGCAGCTCGAGGCCGTGCTGCCGCCCGGCCGCACCCTCACGACCCTGCGGGTGCCGAGCCACGCCGCCGGCCCCGACCTGCTGCAGACCCTCGTCGGCTCCGAGGGCACCCTCGGCGTGATCACCCAGCTCGCGATGCGGATCGACCCGCTGCCCGCGCGCCGTGAGTTCCTCGCGTTCTCGTTCCCCGACATCTTCGCCGGGATGGAGGCGGGGCGGCTCATCATGACCTCGCGTCTGCGCCCCGCGACCATCCGCCTCTACGACGAGGCCGACTCCGTCAAGCTGCAGGAGTGGGTGGGCACCCCGTTCACGGGCACCCTCATGGTCATCATGTGCGACGGCTCCGACGAGCTCGTCGCCTACGAGACCCGCGCCATCACCGAACTCGCCGAGAAGGCGGGCGGCACCTCGCAAGGTTCCGAGGTCGGACGGATCTGGTGGGAGGGCAAGTACGAGCCCTACGCGAAGGGCAAGCTGCCGCAGCCGCCGCTCATGTACGGCACCTTCGACCAGGTGGCCCGCTTCTCCGACCTGCCGGCGATCTACCGTGCCAAGAAGGAGGTCATCGAGCGCGAGTTCCGCGAGTACGGCGCCCGGTACACCGCCCACCTCTCGCATTGGTACGACTGGGGCTCGATGCTCTACGACCGGTTCTACGTCGACGCGCCGCCGGAGGACCCGGAGGAGGCGATGGAGCTGCACGACCGGCTCTGGGATGCCGGCATCACCGCGGGCCTCGCGAACGGCGGCGTGCTCAACGACCACCACGGCGTCGGCATCAAACTCGGCCGTTTCATGCGCCCGCAGCTCGGTGTCGGCTTCGAGCTGCTGCGCGAGCTCAAGGACGCCTGGGACCCGAACGGGATCATGAACCCCGGCAAGCTCGGCTTCGGTCCGCCCCGCGGTCCGCGACTCTGA
- a CDS encoding PadR family transcriptional regulator, translated as MYDDEVLATHLQELRRGTIVLACLLLLKTPDYGYALIEALEARGFATDANTLYPLLRRLEKQGLLVSEWDTAEARPRKFYRTSDDGAALADLLTAEWRSLDTAFDTLKEQS; from the coding sequence ATGTACGACGACGAGGTGCTCGCCACCCACCTGCAGGAGCTGCGGCGCGGCACGATCGTGCTCGCCTGCCTGCTGCTCCTGAAGACGCCCGACTACGGCTACGCGCTCATCGAGGCGCTCGAGGCCCGGGGCTTCGCCACGGATGCCAACACCCTCTACCCGCTGCTGCGGCGGCTCGAGAAGCAGGGCCTGCTCGTGTCCGAGTGGGACACCGCCGAGGCCCGGCCGCGCAAGTTCTACCGCACGAGCGACGACGGGGCGGCCCTCGCCGACCTCCTCACCGCCGAATGGCGCTCGCTCGACACCGCGTTCGACACCCTCAAGGAGCAGTCATGA
- a CDS encoding permease prefix domain 1-containing protein yields MTATTLTDRYISAVVRGVPEKQRADLEQELRASLADAIDARLEAGADAKTAEYEAVTELGDPIVLSARYAGRPLHLIGPALYPDWKRLLTVLEFIVVPIVFATLTVVGVLKGDEVGGVIGGAVWTALSVAVFLAFWVTVVFAVIERTAPEAACKRTTWNPDMLPETSARLTSRTEFVVETTLGALVITAFLLSPFVSPHADAAGAPIPFFHPWIWQSGLVVLLVLVPLLQVGANVLKLRGRWTMPLAIGATVVDVVGAIVLIVLASTDHVLNPAFFAAAGWPASIIPVVNVILVIVAALSIATSAWENIRSVRKV; encoded by the coding sequence ATGACCGCCACCACCCTCACCGACCGTTATATCTCCGCCGTCGTGCGCGGTGTGCCCGAGAAGCAGCGCGCCGACCTCGAGCAGGAGCTGCGCGCATCCCTCGCCGACGCGATCGACGCCCGGCTCGAGGCGGGCGCGGATGCGAAGACGGCCGAGTACGAGGCCGTCACCGAGCTCGGCGACCCGATCGTGCTGAGCGCCCGCTACGCGGGACGCCCGCTGCATCTCATCGGCCCGGCGCTCTACCCGGACTGGAAGCGGCTGCTCACCGTGCTCGAGTTCATCGTCGTGCCGATCGTCTTCGCGACGCTCACCGTCGTGGGCGTGCTGAAGGGCGACGAGGTCGGCGGCGTCATCGGCGGCGCCGTGTGGACCGCGCTGTCGGTCGCGGTGTTCCTCGCCTTCTGGGTCACCGTGGTCTTCGCCGTCATCGAGCGCACCGCCCCCGAGGCGGCCTGCAAGCGCACGACGTGGAACCCCGACATGCTGCCGGAGACCTCCGCGAGGCTCACCAGCCGCACCGAGTTCGTCGTCGAGACGACGCTCGGGGCCCTCGTGATCACGGCCTTCCTGCTCTCGCCGTTCGTGAGCCCCCACGCGGACGCGGCGGGGGCGCCGATCCCGTTCTTCCACCCGTGGATCTGGCAGTCCGGGCTCGTGGTGCTGCTCGTGCTCGTGCCGCTGCTGCAGGTGGGCGCGAACGTCCTCAAGCTGCGGGGACGGTGGACGATGCCGCTCGCGATCGGGGCGACGGTCGTCGACGTGGTCGGCGCGATCGTGCTCATCGTGCTCGCCTCGACGGACCACGTGCTCAACCCGGCGTTCTTCGCCGCCGCCGGCTGGCCCGCCTCGATCATCCCCGTCGTCAACGTGATCCTCGTGATCGTCGCGGCCCTCTCCATCGCCACCTCGGCGTGGGAGAACATCCGTTCCGTCCGCAAAGTCTGA
- a CDS encoding alpha-hydroxy acid oxidase codes for MVKRQFPRPAEVFGLMKFKKPEFDGRTRRLSKALTISDLRDIAKRRTPKAAFDYTDGAAEGELSLARARQAFEDVEFSPRILRPATDVDTSSTILGGPSAYPLAIAPTGFTRLMQTEGEVAGAGAAGALGIPFTLSTLGTTSIEGVKAANPDGRNWFQLYVMRDREISYGLVERAAAAGFDTLHFTVDTPVAGARLRDKRNGFSIPPQLTLGTIVNAIPRPWWWFDFLTTPTLEFASLSSTGGTVGELLDAAMDPTISFDDLDVIRGMWPGKIVIKGVQSVDDAKALAARGVDGIVLSNHGGRQLDRAPIPFHLLPDVVREVGKDVEIGLDTGIMNGADIVASVALGAKFTMIGRAYLYGLMAGGRAGVDRALQILTGELTRTMKLLGASTLAELEPAHVTQLERLIPRPRR; via the coding sequence GTGGTCAAGCGACAGTTCCCCCGCCCGGCCGAGGTGTTCGGCCTCATGAAGTTCAAGAAGCCCGAGTTCGACGGCCGCACGCGCCGGCTGTCGAAGGCGCTCACGATCTCCGACCTTCGCGACATCGCGAAGCGCCGCACCCCGAAGGCCGCCTTCGACTACACGGATGGCGCGGCCGAGGGCGAGCTGAGCCTCGCGCGGGCGCGCCAGGCGTTCGAGGACGTCGAGTTCAGCCCCCGGATCCTCCGCCCGGCGACCGACGTCGACACGAGCTCGACGATCCTCGGCGGTCCGTCGGCCTACCCCCTCGCGATCGCCCCGACCGGTTTCACCCGGCTCATGCAGACCGAGGGCGAGGTCGCGGGCGCCGGCGCGGCGGGCGCCCTCGGCATCCCGTTCACGCTCTCGACCCTCGGCACGACCTCGATCGAGGGCGTGAAGGCCGCGAACCCCGACGGGCGCAACTGGTTCCAGCTGTACGTCATGCGCGACCGCGAGATCTCCTACGGCCTCGTCGAGCGGGCCGCCGCCGCGGGCTTCGACACCCTGCACTTCACGGTCGACACCCCCGTCGCGGGCGCCCGCCTGCGCGACAAGCGCAACGGCTTCTCGATCCCGCCGCAGCTCACCCTCGGCACGATCGTCAACGCCATCCCGCGCCCCTGGTGGTGGTTCGACTTCCTGACCACCCCGACGCTCGAGTTCGCCTCGCTGTCGTCGACGGGCGGCACGGTCGGCGAGCTGCTCGACGCCGCCATGGACCCCACGATCTCCTTCGACGACCTCGACGTCATCCGGGGGATGTGGCCGGGCAAGATCGTCATCAAGGGGGTGCAGAGCGTCGATGACGCGAAGGCGCTCGCGGCGCGCGGCGTCGACGGCATCGTGCTCTCGAACCACGGCGGTCGTCAGCTCGACCGTGCGCCCATCCCGTTCCACCTGTTGCCGGATGTGGTGCGCGAGGTGGGCAAGGACGTCGAGATCGGACTCGACACGGGCATCATGAACGGCGCCGACATCGTGGCCTCCGTCGCCCTCGGCGCGAAGTTCACGATGATCGGTCGCGCCTACCTCTACGGGCTGATGGCCGGCGGCCGGGCCGGTGTCGACCGCGCGCTCCAGATCCTCACGGGCGAGCTGACCCGCACCATGAAGCTCCTCGGCGCCTCGACCCTCGCCGAGCTCGAGCCCGCCCACGTCACCCAGCTCGAGCGCCTCATCCCGCGCCCCCGTCGCTGA
- a CDS encoding GntR family transcriptional regulator, protein MAGASAAAVRPDAVVASLRTAILAGTVEPGVAVTEALVSETFRVARPTARIAIDRLVADGLLEREPHHAARVRRLGRDDIADLFAARAAVEAAAVELLADTSAVPEPASAAHAQLERLDADASYWAVDIAFHRALVQGAPSTRLPRLHDQLMGEIEFALAQVDAHRLRSTREVAAEHGRILDAVAAGDAALAGHLTRAHILASRDRLLAHFDSQHGR, encoded by the coding sequence ATGGCGGGTGCGTCGGCCGCGGCGGTGCGGCCGGATGCCGTGGTCGCGTCGCTGCGCACCGCGATCCTCGCGGGCACCGTCGAGCCGGGGGTCGCCGTCACCGAGGCGCTCGTCTCCGAGACGTTCCGGGTCGCGCGGCCGACGGCGCGCATCGCGATCGACCGGCTCGTCGCCGACGGGCTGCTCGAGCGCGAACCGCACCACGCGGCCCGCGTGCGACGCCTCGGCCGGGACGACATCGCCGACCTCTTCGCGGCGCGCGCCGCCGTCGAGGCGGCGGCCGTCGAGCTGCTGGCCGACACCTCGGCGGTGCCGGAGCCCGCATCCGCCGCCCACGCCCAGCTCGAGCGACTCGACGCGGACGCCTCCTACTGGGCCGTCGACATCGCGTTCCACCGCGCCCTCGTGCAGGGCGCCCCCTCCACGCGGCTGCCGCGCCTGCACGACCAGCTGATGGGCGAGATCGAGTTCGCGCTCGCGCAGGTCGACGCGCACCGCCTGCGCTCCACGCGCGAGGTCGCCGCCGAGCACGGTCGCATCCTCGACGCCGTCGCCGCGGGCGACGCCGCGCTCGCCGGGCACCTCACCCGCGCCCACATCCTCGCGTCGCGCGACCGCCTGCTCGCGCACTTCGACTCGCAGCACGGAAGGTGA